A single genomic interval of Prunus dulcis chromosome 5, ALMONDv2, whole genome shotgun sequence harbors:
- the LOC117627711 gene encoding LOW QUALITY PROTEIN: polyadenylate-binding protein-interacting protein 12-like (The sequence of the model RefSeq protein was modified relative to this genomic sequence to represent the inferred CDS: deleted 1 base in 1 codon), which translates to MAVVENAGVELGKSVGSASANRNPEAASQDGGAAAAAAASNDQDQSKHNAAPLRHRLDQSLYVMVTPPPNGNGNGNINGISSNNNGGNQKVGQLGTFDHVAKIAGQQLNHHHQHQQQRSNGGDFQMSNGDHHDVDRDMRELRELFSKLNPMAEEFVPPSLANGHGLNAGFVNMALMMQNGNRNGQVNGFGAGRRRNNQGKRRINSRTSLAQREDRIRRTVYVSDIDQQVTEEQLAALFVTCGQVVDCRICGDPNSVLRFAFIEFTDEDGARAALSLAGTMLGFYPVRVLPSKTAIAPVNPTFLPRTEDEREMCARTIYCTNIDKKVAQADVKLFFESVCGEVYRLRLLGDYHHSTRIAFVEFVMAESAIAALNCSGVVLGSLPIRVSPSKTPVRPRSPRLPIH; encoded by the exons atgGCAGTGGTTGAGAACGCAGGGGTGGAGCTGGGGAAGAGCGTTGGGTCGGCTTCGGCGAATCGGAACCCTGAGGCTGCATCGCAGGATGGCGGAGCTGCTGCTGCGGCTGCTGCATCCAACGATCAGGATCAGTCCAAGCACAACGCCGCCCCTTTACGACACCGTCTCGATCAGAGCCTGTATGTGATGGTTACGCCGCCCCCCAACGGCAACGGCAACGGAAATATCAACGGCatcagcagcaacaacaacgGCGGCAACCAGAAGGTGGGTCAGCTGGGGACCTTCGATCACGTGGCGAAGATCGCGGGGCAGCAGCtgaatcatcatcatcagcatcAGCAGCAGCGATCC AACGGCGGGGATTTTCAGATGAGTAATGGGGATCATCACGACGTGGACAGGGACATGAGGGAGCTGAGGGAGCTGTTCTCTAAGCTCAACCCAATGGCTGAGGAGTTTGTGCCTCCTTCACTTGCTAACGGTCATGGACTTAATGCTGGCTTTGTTAACATGGCACTAATGATGCAAAATGGCAACAGAAATGGACAAGTTAATGGCTTTGGTGCTGGTCGACGG AGAAACAATCAAGGGAAACGGAGAATCAACAGCCGGACAAGTCTAGCGCAGCGAGAAGATAGAATTCGAAGGACTGTGTATGTGTCTGACATTGATCAACAG GTCACTGAGGAACAGCTTGCAGCTCTCTTTGTTACTTGTGGGCAG GTTGTTGACTGCCGAATTTGCGGTGACCCTAATTCTGTTCTCCGTTTTGCCTTTATAGAGTTCACTGATGAAG ATGGTGCACGAGCTGCTTTGAGTCTGGCTGGGACAATGCTTGGATTCTACCCTGTTAGGGTGTTGCCCTCTAAGACAGCTATTGCACCTGTTAACCCTACATTCTTGCCTCGC ACTGAAGATGAACGTGAGATGTGTGCGCGAACTATCTATTGTACAAATATTGACAAAAAG GTTGCCCAAGCTGATGTCAAACTCTTTTTTGAATCTGTCTGTGGAGAG GTTTATCGTCTGAGGCTACTAGGGGACTATCACCACTCTACTCGCATTGCCTTTGTTGAGTTTGTGATG GCTGAAAGTGCAATTGCTGCTCTCAACTGTAGTGGTGTGGTTTTGGGATCATTGCCAATCAG GGTAAGTCCATCAAAGACACCCGTTCGTCCACGCTCTCCTCGCCTTCCCATACATTGA
- the LOC117627364 gene encoding uncharacterized protein LOC117627364 isoform X1 → MKGRSHRLQNSDPPDDWVNGSWTVDCLCGVNFDDGEEMVNCDECGVWVHTRCSRYVKGDDNFVCDKCKTRNNRNESEETEVAQLLVELPTKTVRMESSYAHPPNVPTRRPFRLWTDIPMEERVHVQGIPGGDPAIFGGLSSVFTPELWKSTGYVPKKFNFQYREFPCWDDKKEDDARFDEDNENPVNKGAGVLFSLLANPVAALVGMRGREEDGGYDKNVSLKEPKRWDNEVDDLRCGQSGVKKERSLLRPVVFHSGKRKKDDLGTCKDRSSKKKARAADKEVDAKKRTAQSSKSVFTPPSDAKQLEFSEDRGPKTSKADIQSMKNKKLSDSVVREPAAPAANSSVEKNSSEAVISDISKHKLSFGDGLKDDKVGQQVLAVQGNITLTKPDDAVTPLLENNDDATDHVKPEGDSTADDNLDVKPPIEDVAAPEIKNQVQYPTGGVSIEHCSKVKTEEHDDNSRSPLNALSSPHVDAQDLVVSSDHMSESSKINDVTVNGPLSSDHKVLGADRNSEAASYSHTDKGVELSVDSCQLKREWEGSEDSMTLQKSSSDANHGLVFAEELSKLGGTILNSPAVPSQCKTVVVCAGKSSTVSSTIAISKSSTYDNLKSGDAQNPNPIPKQRVMSESNVSIKKDRASCEDMDEDRDNMSRKTGKEQLRSPTNSALKTSYSSRNHDSISKWTTSDSKDSVLHSSSKTSSTGNTAVPSGSSEPVGSLPSQKVLHAHNKCSASSALQRGEKFNQTTSSKTNQSHTTSACPPAPSSLQAKLSDEELALLLHQQLNSSPRVPRVPRVRNASSLPQLASPSATSTLMKRTSSSGGKDQNSVSRRKVRDKDGFRSSREHDDESKRIDRVPSSSDQRRQDAACTSDVAAKREDNLSSTVVHSSKRNIHSASTATATATANSGPSSSTEASDRNVSSVRSSPRNASDDDTGAVGPVHRTLPGLINEIMSKGRRMTYEELCNAVLPHWHNLRKHNGERYAYTSPSQAVLDCLRNRHEWARLVDRGPKTNSSRKKRKLDAEDSEDNEYCRGKNPKESEGKSIETQREDFPKGKRKARKRRRLALQGRGIKDVREKRKADLLSDDDIGPSFSNSTEGSMSSEDDIQGGGACPVGSEASTGSDETGAM, encoded by the exons ATGAAGGGTCGATCGCACCGCCTTCAGAACTCGGACCCTCCGGACGACTGGGTTAACGGGTCGTGGACCGTGGACTGCCTGTGCGGTGTGAATTTCGACGATGGCGAAGAGATGGTCAATTGCGACGAGTGTGGCGTATGGGTGCACACCAGGTGCTCTAGGTACGTGAAGGGAGATGATAATTTCGTTTGTGATAAATGTAAGACTAGGAACAATAGGAATGAGAGCGAGGAAACTGAGGTTGCGCAGTTGTTGGTGGAGCTTCCTACTAAGACTGTCAGAATGGAGAGTTCTTATGCCCATCCGCCGAATGTGCCTACTCGCCGCCCTTTTAGGCTTTGGACTGATATACCGATGGAGGAGAGGGTACATGTTCAGGGAATTCCGGGTGGGGACCCTGCTATATTTGGTGGATTATCGTCGGTTTTTACTCCCGAGTTGTGGAAGTCTACTGGGTATGTGCCCAAGAAGTTCAATTTTCAGTATAGGGAATTCCCTTGTTGGGATGATAAGAAGGAGGATGATGCTAGATTTGACGAAGACAATGAGAACCCTGTTAATAAAGGTGCTGGTGTTCTGTTCTCTTTGTTGGCAAACCCAGTGGCTGCTTTGGTGGGGATGAGGGGCCGAGAAGAGGATGGCGGGTATGACAAGAATGTGTCTTTGAAAGAACCGAAAAGGTGGGATAATGAGGTTGACGATCTTAGATGTGGTCAGAGTGGTGTGAAGAAGGAGAGAAGCTTACTTCGGCCTGTTGTATTCCATTCCGGCAAGCGAAAAAAGGATGATTTGGGGACATGCAAAGATCGGAGTAGCAAGAAGAAAGCTAGAGCTGCTGATAAAGAGGTTGATGCAAAGAAAAGAACCGCACAATCGTCTAAATCAG TGTTTACACCCCCGAGTGATGCAAAACAATTGGAATTTTCTGAGGACAGAGGTCCGAAGACTTCCAAGGCTGACATTCAGAGTATGAAGAATAAGAAGTTGAGTGACTCTGTGGTCAGAGAACCTGCAGCACCTGCAGCAAACTCTTCTGTTGAAAAGAACTCTTCGGAAGCTGTAATTTCTGACATTTCTAAACATAAGCTTTCATTTGGTGATGGACTGAAGGATGACAAGGTTGGCCAGCAAGTTCTTGCAGTGCAGGGGAATATCACCCTTACCAAACCTGATGATGCTGTCACGCCATTGTTAGAGAACAATGACGATGCAACTGATCATGTAAAACCAGAG GGAGATAGCACGGCAGatgataatttggatgtgAAACCTCCCATTGAAGATGTTGCTGCACCAGAAATTAAGAATCAGGTTCAATATCCTACCGGTGGCGTGTCTATAGAACATTGTTCCAAAGTGAAAACAGAAGAACATGATGACAATTCTAGGAGCCCTTTGAATGCTCTGTCTTCTCCTCATGTTGATGCGCAGGATCTTGTCGTATCTTCAGATCACATGTCTGAAAGTTCGAAGATTAATGATGTGACAGTAAATGGCCCATTGTCCAGTGACCATAAGGTGCTAGGTGCTGACAGAAATTCAGAAGCAGCTAGTTATTCTCATACAGACAAGGGTGTTGAATTATCTGTTGATTCTTGCCAGCTTAAACGAGAATGGGAAGGTTCTGAGGATTCAATGACTCTGCAAAAAAGTTCTTCAGATGCCAACCATGGTTTGGTGTTTGCCGAAGAGCTTTCAAAACTCGGTGGGACTATCTTAAACTCTCCAGCAGTACCCAGTCAGTGTAAAACGGTAGTAGTCTGTGCTGGAAAATCTTCCACTGTTTCATCCACCATTGCAATCTCCAAATCATCCACTTATGATAACTTAAAATCTGGTGATGCTCAGAATCCTAATCCAATCCCCAAGCAACGAGTAATGTCTGAAAGTAATGTTAGCATTAAAAAGGACCGTGCTTCATGTGAGGATATGGATGAAGACAGGGACAATATGTCAAGGAAAACAGGGAAAGAGCAATTAAGATCCCCTACTAATTCTGCTCTGAAAACCTCATACTCAAGCCGGAATCATGATTCCATTTCCAAGTGGACCACATCAGATTCAAAAGATTCAGTGCTTCACTCATCTTCCAAAACATCTTCAACTGGGAATACTGCAGTTCCTTCAGGCTCTAGTGAGCCTGTTGGATCTCTGCCAAGCCAGAAGGTTTTACATGCTCATAATAAGTGTTCAGCTTCAAGCGCATTGCAAAGAGGTGAAAAGTTTAACCAGACAACTTCATCTAAGACTAATCAGAGTCACACGACGTCTGCTTGTCCACCTGCACCATCAAGTTTGCAGGCAAAACTAAGTGACGAAGAa CTTGCATTACTTTTACATCAACAACTTAACAGTTCTCCGAGAGTGCCTCGTGTACCACGTGTTCGCAATGCATCTAGCTTACCTCAGTTGGCTTCTCCAAGTGCAACAAGCACGTTAATGAAGCGCACATCTAGTTCTGGAGGAAAGGATCAGAATTCG GTGTCTAGAAGAAAAGTCAGGGATAAAGATGGGTTCCGAAGTTCCCGTGAACATGATGATGAATCTAAAAGGATTGACAGGGTACCATCTTCTTCAGATCAAAGAAGACAAGATGCAGCATGTACATCGGATGTTGCTGCTAAGAGGGAGGACAATTTATCTTCAACGGTGGTACATTCCAGCAAGAGGAACATCCATTCTGCCTCCACTGCCACTGCCACTGCCACTGCAAACAGTGGACCATCTTCATCTACTGAGGCTAGTGATCGTAATGTGTCATCTGTACGCAGTTCCCCAAGGAATGCCTCTGATGATGATACAGGCGCAGTTGGTCCTGTTCATCGTACTTTGCCAG GCTTGATAAATGAGATTATGAGTAAAGGCAGGCGCATGACATATGAGGAGCTTTGTAATGCTGTGCTGCCG CACTGGCATAACCTGAGAAAGCATAATGGAGAGCGCTATGCATACACAAGTCCTTCACAGGCTGTTCTTGATTGCCTTCGGAATCGACATGAATGGGCTCGGCTAGTCGATCGTGGTCCCAAG ACAAATTCAAGTAGGAAGAAGCGAAAACTTGATGCTGAAGACTCGGAGGATAATGAATACTGCAGGGGTAAAAACCCAAAGGAGTCAGAAGGCAAAAGCATTGAAACGCAGAGAGAGGATTTTCCAAAGGGCAAGAGAAAAGCCCGAAAACGCCGGAGACTAGCTCTTCAAGGAAGAGGAATAAAGGATGTCAGGGAGAAACGGAAGGCAGATCTGCTCAGCGATGATGATATTGGACCATCATTTTCTAATTCCACTGAAGGAAGCATGTCCAGTGAGGATGATATTCAGGGAGGCGGAGCATGTCCAGTAGGAAGCGAGGCCTCTACTGGTTCGGATGAGACGGGGGCAATGTGA
- the LOC117627364 gene encoding uncharacterized protein LOC117627364 isoform X2 translates to MKGRSHRLQNSDPPDDWVNGSWTVDCLCGVNFDDGEEMVNCDECGVWVHTRCSRYVKGDDNFVCDKCKTRNNRNESEETEVAQLLVELPTKTVRMESSYAHPPNVPTRRPFRLWTDIPMEERVHVQGIPGGDPAIFGGLSSVFTPELWKSTGYVPKKFNFQYREFPCWDDKKEDDARFDEDNENPVNKGAGVLFSLLANPVAALVGMRGREEDGGYDKNVSLKEPKRWDNEVDDLRCGQSGVKKERSLLRPVVFHSGKRKKDDLGTCKDRSSKKKARAADKEVDAKKRTAQSSKSVFTPPSDAKQLEFSEDRGPKTSKADIQSMKNKKLSDSVVREPAAPAANSSVEKNSSEAVISDISKHKLSFGDGLKDDKVGQQVLAVQGNITLTKPDDAVTPLLENNDDATDHVKPEGDSTADDNLDVKPPIEDVAAPEIKNQVQYPTGGVSIEHCSKVKTEEHDDNSRSPLNALSSPHVDAQDLVVSSDHMSESSKINDVTVNGPLSSDHKVLGADRNSEAASYSHTDKGVELSVDSCQLKREWEGSEDSMTLQKSSSDANHGLVFAEELSKLGGTILNSPAVPSQCKTVVVCAGKSSTVSSTIAISKSSTYDNLKSGDAQNPNPIPKQRVMSESNVSIKKDRASCEDMDEDRDNMSRKTGKEQLRSPTNSALKTSYSSRNHDSISKWTTSDSKDSVLHSSSKTSSTGNTAVPSGSSEPVGSLPSQKVLHAHNKCSASSALQRGEKFNQTTSSKTNQSHTTSACPPAPSSLQAKLSDEELALLLHQQLNSSPRVPRVPRVRNASSLPQLASPSATSTLMKRTSSSGGKDQNSVSRRKVRDKDGFRSSREHDDESKRIDRVPSSSDQRRQDAACTSDVAAKREDNLSSTVVHSSKRNIHSASTATATATANSGPSSSTEASDRNVSSVRSSPRNASDDDTGAVGPVHRTLPALA, encoded by the exons ATGAAGGGTCGATCGCACCGCCTTCAGAACTCGGACCCTCCGGACGACTGGGTTAACGGGTCGTGGACCGTGGACTGCCTGTGCGGTGTGAATTTCGACGATGGCGAAGAGATGGTCAATTGCGACGAGTGTGGCGTATGGGTGCACACCAGGTGCTCTAGGTACGTGAAGGGAGATGATAATTTCGTTTGTGATAAATGTAAGACTAGGAACAATAGGAATGAGAGCGAGGAAACTGAGGTTGCGCAGTTGTTGGTGGAGCTTCCTACTAAGACTGTCAGAATGGAGAGTTCTTATGCCCATCCGCCGAATGTGCCTACTCGCCGCCCTTTTAGGCTTTGGACTGATATACCGATGGAGGAGAGGGTACATGTTCAGGGAATTCCGGGTGGGGACCCTGCTATATTTGGTGGATTATCGTCGGTTTTTACTCCCGAGTTGTGGAAGTCTACTGGGTATGTGCCCAAGAAGTTCAATTTTCAGTATAGGGAATTCCCTTGTTGGGATGATAAGAAGGAGGATGATGCTAGATTTGACGAAGACAATGAGAACCCTGTTAATAAAGGTGCTGGTGTTCTGTTCTCTTTGTTGGCAAACCCAGTGGCTGCTTTGGTGGGGATGAGGGGCCGAGAAGAGGATGGCGGGTATGACAAGAATGTGTCTTTGAAAGAACCGAAAAGGTGGGATAATGAGGTTGACGATCTTAGATGTGGTCAGAGTGGTGTGAAGAAGGAGAGAAGCTTACTTCGGCCTGTTGTATTCCATTCCGGCAAGCGAAAAAAGGATGATTTGGGGACATGCAAAGATCGGAGTAGCAAGAAGAAAGCTAGAGCTGCTGATAAAGAGGTTGATGCAAAGAAAAGAACCGCACAATCGTCTAAATCAG TGTTTACACCCCCGAGTGATGCAAAACAATTGGAATTTTCTGAGGACAGAGGTCCGAAGACTTCCAAGGCTGACATTCAGAGTATGAAGAATAAGAAGTTGAGTGACTCTGTGGTCAGAGAACCTGCAGCACCTGCAGCAAACTCTTCTGTTGAAAAGAACTCTTCGGAAGCTGTAATTTCTGACATTTCTAAACATAAGCTTTCATTTGGTGATGGACTGAAGGATGACAAGGTTGGCCAGCAAGTTCTTGCAGTGCAGGGGAATATCACCCTTACCAAACCTGATGATGCTGTCACGCCATTGTTAGAGAACAATGACGATGCAACTGATCATGTAAAACCAGAG GGAGATAGCACGGCAGatgataatttggatgtgAAACCTCCCATTGAAGATGTTGCTGCACCAGAAATTAAGAATCAGGTTCAATATCCTACCGGTGGCGTGTCTATAGAACATTGTTCCAAAGTGAAAACAGAAGAACATGATGACAATTCTAGGAGCCCTTTGAATGCTCTGTCTTCTCCTCATGTTGATGCGCAGGATCTTGTCGTATCTTCAGATCACATGTCTGAAAGTTCGAAGATTAATGATGTGACAGTAAATGGCCCATTGTCCAGTGACCATAAGGTGCTAGGTGCTGACAGAAATTCAGAAGCAGCTAGTTATTCTCATACAGACAAGGGTGTTGAATTATCTGTTGATTCTTGCCAGCTTAAACGAGAATGGGAAGGTTCTGAGGATTCAATGACTCTGCAAAAAAGTTCTTCAGATGCCAACCATGGTTTGGTGTTTGCCGAAGAGCTTTCAAAACTCGGTGGGACTATCTTAAACTCTCCAGCAGTACCCAGTCAGTGTAAAACGGTAGTAGTCTGTGCTGGAAAATCTTCCACTGTTTCATCCACCATTGCAATCTCCAAATCATCCACTTATGATAACTTAAAATCTGGTGATGCTCAGAATCCTAATCCAATCCCCAAGCAACGAGTAATGTCTGAAAGTAATGTTAGCATTAAAAAGGACCGTGCTTCATGTGAGGATATGGATGAAGACAGGGACAATATGTCAAGGAAAACAGGGAAAGAGCAATTAAGATCCCCTACTAATTCTGCTCTGAAAACCTCATACTCAAGCCGGAATCATGATTCCATTTCCAAGTGGACCACATCAGATTCAAAAGATTCAGTGCTTCACTCATCTTCCAAAACATCTTCAACTGGGAATACTGCAGTTCCTTCAGGCTCTAGTGAGCCTGTTGGATCTCTGCCAAGCCAGAAGGTTTTACATGCTCATAATAAGTGTTCAGCTTCAAGCGCATTGCAAAGAGGTGAAAAGTTTAACCAGACAACTTCATCTAAGACTAATCAGAGTCACACGACGTCTGCTTGTCCACCTGCACCATCAAGTTTGCAGGCAAAACTAAGTGACGAAGAa CTTGCATTACTTTTACATCAACAACTTAACAGTTCTCCGAGAGTGCCTCGTGTACCACGTGTTCGCAATGCATCTAGCTTACCTCAGTTGGCTTCTCCAAGTGCAACAAGCACGTTAATGAAGCGCACATCTAGTTCTGGAGGAAAGGATCAGAATTCG GTGTCTAGAAGAAAAGTCAGGGATAAAGATGGGTTCCGAAGTTCCCGTGAACATGATGATGAATCTAAAAGGATTGACAGGGTACCATCTTCTTCAGATCAAAGAAGACAAGATGCAGCATGTACATCGGATGTTGCTGCTAAGAGGGAGGACAATTTATCTTCAACGGTGGTACATTCCAGCAAGAGGAACATCCATTCTGCCTCCACTGCCACTGCCACTGCCACTGCAAACAGTGGACCATCTTCATCTACTGAGGCTAGTGATCGTAATGTGTCATCTGTACGCAGTTCCCCAAGGAATGCCTCTGATGATGATACAGGCGCAGTTGGTCCTGTTCATCGTACTTTGCCAG CACTGGCATAA
- the LOC117628056 gene encoding ubiquitin carboxyl-terminal hydrolase 9-like produces MTIADSGFMMENGASCLPHTPEEEKRIIDELARKSEANVKEGNLFYVVSNRWYSSWKKYVEQGTGERLNDEWYSESQQMDLLSSKIVARPGPIDNSDIVVNESEGNDLQLHRMLVEERDYVLVSQEVWEKLSDWYKGGPALPRKLISQGDVHKNLMVEVYPLCLKFIDSRDNSQTVIRLSKKASVQELYEKVCTLRGIEQQKAHIWDHFNMQKHTLLDASNQTLEQLNLQMDQEILLEVQVDGNHSSQFSRDSTGNELALVPIEPSRSSMTIAGGPTLSNGHSMDYSYNLPQGSALSSSASADTDDKCYVYNPMKKGDRGGLAGLQNLGNTCFMNSSIQCLVHTPPLVEYFLQDYSDEINTENPLGMHGELALAFGELLRKLWSSGRTTIAPRAFKGKLARFAPQFSGYNQHDSQELLAFLLDGLHEDLNRVKNKPYIETKDSDGRPDEEVADECWKNHRARNDSLIVDVCQGQYKSTLVCPVCSKISITFDPFMYLSLPLPSTVTRSMTVTVVYGDGRGLPMPYTLTLIKDRCIKDLIAALGTACCLKSDESLMLAEVYEHRIYRYLDNLSEPLSSIKNDDRIVAYRYSKEEAAFKTRLEIIYRWQEKSTSDSLKGQRKLFGTPLVAYLGEDKLSGVDIDRAVSRILSPLKRAVKLNSIKENGLVSQGIDEASNSHNSRPMDNIELEETSSGELSFHLFLADERGSSCKPIEKYMPISSGKPIKIFLDWTNQEDEVYDASYLKDLPEVHKNGSTAKKTRQEAISLFTCLEAFLKEEPLGPDDMWYCPKCKEHRQATKKLDLWMLPEVLVFHLKRFSYSRYSKNKLDTLVTFPIHNLDLSQYVMNKDGKPHLYELYAISNHYGGLGGGHYTAYAKLIDENRWYHFDDSHVSPVNETDIKTSAAYVLFYRRVKSGQKIGEAESSGTHMES; encoded by the exons ATGACGATTGCGGATTCGGGTTTCATGATGGAGAACGGAGCAAGCTGCCTACCGCACACACCAGAGGAGGAGAAACGGATCATCGACGAATTGGCCCGCAAATCGGAAGCCAATGTCAAAGAAGGCAACTTGTTCTACGTTGTTTCTAACAg GTGGTACTCAAGCTGGAAGAAATATGTTGAGCAAGGCACTGGAGAACGTCTAAATGATGAGTGGTATTCGGAGTCCCAACAAATGGATCTGCTCTCATCAAAGATTGTAGCTAGACCTGGACCAATCGATAATTCTGATATAGTTGTAAATGAATCTGAGGGCAATGATTTACAGCTTCATAGAATGCTGGTGGAAGAGCGTGACTATGTCTTAGTTTCTCAAGAAGTTTGGGAAAAGCTTTCCGAttg GTACAAAGGAGGTCCAGCGTTACCAAGAAAGTTGATTTCTCAGGGTGACGTTCACAAGAATTTGATGGTGGAGGTCTACCCGTTGTGCCTTAAGTTTATTGATTCTAGAGACAACAGCCAGACAGTTATAAGGTTAAGCAAAAAG GCTTCTGTACAAGAGCTTTACGAGAAGGTGTGCACACTTCGAGGAATCGAGCAACAAAAG GCCCATATTTGGGACCACTTCAATATGCAGAAGCATACGTTATTGGATGCTTCAAACCAAACCCTGGAGCAATTGAATTTGCAGATGGATCAAGAA ATTCTTCTTGAGGTGCAAGTTGATGGAAAtcattcttctcaattttcTAGGGACTCAACAGGAAATGAGTTAGCATTAGTACCCATAGAACCATCAAGGTCATCTATGACCATTGCAGGGGGGCCTACCTTGTCGAATGGCCATTCAATGGATTATAGTTATAATTTGCCTCAGGGAAGTGCCTTAAGCAGCTCAGCATCAGCAGATACAGATGATAAATGTTATGTTTATAATCCAATGAAAAAAGGAGATAGGGGAGGTTTGGCAGGATTGCAGAATCTTGGAAATACTTGTTTTATGAATAGTTCTATCCAGTGTTTAGTCCACACACCCCCTCTTGTTGAGTATTTCTTGCAAGATTACTCGGATGAGATCAACACAGAAAATCCCCTAGGAATGCAT GGTGAGCTTGCTCTTGCCTTTGGTGAGTTGTTGAGGAAATTGTGGTCCTCAGGACGAACAACAATTGCACCGCGTGCATTCAAGGGAAAACTTGCTCGATTTGCTCCCCAGTTCAGCGGCTATAATCAGCATGATTCTCAA GAACTTCTTGCTTTCTTACTGGATGGCCTACATGAAGATTTGAATCGTGTCAAAAATAAGCCGTACATTGAAACAAAGGATTCAGATGGTCGTCCAGATGAGGAAGTCGCAGATGAATGTTGGAAAAATCACAGGGCCCGAAATGATTCATTGATTGTGGATGTTTGCCAG GGTCAATATAAATCGACGTTGGTATGCCCAGTTTGCAGCAAGATTTCAATTACTTTTGACCCTTTTATGTACTTATCATTGCCTCTACCTTCAACTGTCACTCGGTCAATGACGGTGACTGTGGTTTATGGTGATGGACGTGGTCTTCCAATGCCATACACTTTAACTTTGATAAAAGATCGCTGCATTAAGGATCTTATTGCCGCATTGGGTACTGCATGCTGCTTGAAGAGTGATGAAAGCCTTATGCTTGCTGAG GTATATGAACATCGAATTTATCGATATTTAGACAACCTTTCTGAACCATTGTCGTCAATTAAGAATGATGACCGCATTGTGGCTTATCGATATTCTAAAGAAGAAGCAGCTTTCAAAACCAGACTTGAAATCATTTATCGATGGCAGGAAAA ATCTACATCAGATTCTCTAAAGGGTCAGAGAAAGCTTTTTGGAACACCATTGGTTGCTTATCTAGGAGAAGACAAATTAAGTGGAGTTGATATTGATAGAGCTGTCTCCAGAATTCTGTCACCTTTGAAGAGAGCAGTTAAGCTTAACagcataaaagaaaatggattAGTTTCACAAGGCATTGATGAAGCATCAAACAGCCACAACTCGAGGCCCATGGACAACATAGAACTAGAGGAAACATCTAGTGGCGAGTTGTCCTTCCATCTATTTTTAGCTGATGAAAGGGGTTCGAGCTGCAAACCAATTGAAAAGTATATGCCCATTAGTTCTGGTAAACCCATAAAGATTTTTCTGGACTGGACTAATCAAGAAGATGAAGTATATGATGCTAGCTACCTCAAGGATCTACCTGAGGTGCACAAGAATGGGTCTACCGCAAAGAAAACTCGGCAAGAAGCtatttccttatttacatgctTGGAGGCATTTCTGAAGGAAGAACCTCTAGGGCCTGATGATATGTG GTACTGCCCTAAGTGCAAGGAACATAGACAAGCTACAAAGAAACTGGATTTGTGGATGTTGCCAGAGGTTCTTGTTTTTCACTTGAAACGGTTCTCATATAGCAGATACTCAAAGAATAAACTTGATACGTTAGTGACTTTTCCAATACATAATCTTGATTTGAGTCAATATGTCATGAACAAGGATGGAAAACCTCATTTATATGAGCTATATGCCATTAGCAACCATTACGGTGGTCTAGGTGGTGGGCACTACACTGCATATGCAAAG TTGATTGATGAGAACAGATGGTACCATTTCGATGACAGTCATGTTTCTCCAGTCAATGAAACTGACATCAAGACTTCGGCTGCCTATGTGCTATTTTATCGGAGAGTTAAAAGTGGACAAAAGATTGGAGAGGCCGAGTCATCAGGGACTCATATGGAATCTTGA